DNA from Brassica napus cultivar Da-Ae chromosome C4, Da-Ae, whole genome shotgun sequence:
TTAAAGTTTCTGGGCTACCAAATCATAATCTAAGATTGAAGGTTGGTTGTCCTGTTATGTTGCTTAGGAACATTAATCCTAATGAAGGTTTAATGAATGGAACAAGATTGGAAATTACACAACTTATGGATTTCATGGTGGAAGCTAGAATCTTAACTGGTGACAAGGTTGGTAAAGACGTTTATATTCCTAGATTGTTGATCGAGCCTACAGATAAAAGACTTCCTTTCAAGATGCGCAGAAGACAATTGCCTTTAGTTGTGGCTTTTGCAATAACAATCAACAAGAGTCAAGGACAATCATTGTCTGAAGTGGGATTATTCCTTCCTAGACCAGTTTTTTCTCACGGCCAACTATATGTTGCTATTTCAAGGGTTACTTCAAAGAAAGGTTTGAAAATCTTGATTGTGGATAAAGAAGGAAAGCCGCAAAAGAAAACTACTAATGTtgttttcaaagaggtttttaCTAATCTGGAAACCATAGATGACTGATGTGAGTGTCTTGCTGCGaatttgttttctgttttagTACTTTGCAGACTGAAATTGGtgttttggttgtgttttttgTTGTACTACATTTTCTTTCAAGTTTTCAAAGTCACTTCCGATTTTGTACTAAATAAATTCTTTGTTCTATCGGTTAGGGAGACtcaatctattatattttattctatctTACTAATAGAGGTATGAAATCAAACCAAACATGTATTGATCATCATGTTTTGATCCAAAAGAAACAACAGTTTGCCATCTAAAATTAAACTAACGATGTATCtaataaaattcaacaaaacaTAGAACAGTTAATCAGCAACCCAAAAACAGATATGCAAGATCAAGTACGTTCATCTACAAACAAGTCAGTTTATATAGTTTATCATCTAAGTAATTGTACAATCCTAAATTTGAAAATCCTAGGATGATTCTACAAGTTCAGTTCACGATTTTtcgaataaaataaaatttaatatagtacTAACCTTTGTTTCTGTAGTTTGTTTTGTGAATAGTTCCAATGCTGTATTTTCCTGTTTCTATGGCATACAACCCTTATCAATGACCTATCAATATATGAGatgaaatgacaaaaaaaaataagaacaagGAAATAATAGAAACACAAACATAGCAAAAGATCAACAagagaataaataaaaactgtGTTGATGTGAACATATGTAATATGATTATATCTCAGGTCAGACTTAACTTTTTTAAATATCTGTCAAGTTTGTCTTCTACTCTGCTTTTGTCTTTTTAAAGATCCATCGTTTAAACAATCCTTGCCAATTACCTAATAAAATACCAAGTTCCTCTGTCAGCTTACCGCGAGCAAGACAAATTAATAGAAACAAAAACTGAGTAAGAAGATAATATTGATGATCGATCTAGAGCTAGATCTAAGAGATCTATCAATATGAGTAAGAACCAGATATTTAGATAACGAAACCCTGATCGTTAACCCGGATCGTTTACAatcagaaaattataaaaacttacCGAGAATTCAGTTATCGATTGAGTTTGGTGATTGACTGAACGGTGTTTATTCTGGATTTGATATACTTTTAAAGAATTTCTGTTGATGATTATAGAAAAGATTATTTTGTCGAACTGAGAACCACCGACGgagaagcaaagaaaaaaagttgTTGATTTTTCAAGAAAACGTTAAAAGTGGTTTCCTTCCCCGAAAAAAGGTGTGGGCTTAATTTACCTTTCGATCAATCTAATACATTTTTAGCTAATGGGCCATTTCTGTAacaacaaatataatttttgaaaacttaATGGGTCATAACGtgtaaaatataagaaacaaaataatgcCCATAAAACATATATGTTGCGTGGTTTTAAATGTTGGACTTCAGGTTGACCCATTTATGAGACAAAGTTCAGACTTCTTTCCATTTAAAGAGGTGAATAAAAACATCTATGTTGAGTTTAATGAGATAAACAAAATCAGgcttttttgtttaaaattataattaatattaaaataaatctaatctcagttaattTAAATTgaccatatatttttaaaacatagtaAACTATATCTTAACAGTACGGAcccgaaaaatattttttccaattatgttaataatagattttaaataacatataaatatattttaaagaacatatataacaaaaaaaaacactatgtacaatattaaaaatttctgcACACAAAAAAACACCATGTACAATATATGTTGTAACAACATCacaattcaatatatttttaaaacttattatttacaagtcagtaacattaaaatattatataaatataatatactactaaatattttaaaaaaagatttagCAGAACCATATCCGCGCACAGCGCAGGTCTGTATGtagtcttatatattaaaacagaagtcacaactttgattcatgtgtattttttaaaaaatggatcaTCACTAGAAATCAATTATCATTTATTCATTACTAATAATATGCCTTATTATATCATTCCATAAAATTTCTATACAAGCCTACAATTACGGTTCGGTTTACAAACcaatattttcttctttaattattgtaaatcaTTATCAAACCATTACATCATCGTATATTTCTAATGCTCAGCCGTAAACATAAATCATTAACAAACAGTGACTTAGACTAAAACGTTAACGTATAGTTCTAGAGTTGTAAATGTGAgttgtttgttattttaaaaatacactaGACTCGACCTGAAATCAAACATAAAACCTCTGTGCATGTTTAACATTGAACCTCTATTTTATTCACttacatgttatatatatatgtatgatcaAGTGATGATCCACCTCTTACACATACCCTTGAACCATTTCACAtgtaaagaaatattaaacCGGCAAGTTTTAGTTTGCGATTTCTTCTTAcacattatatacatatatgatcaCATATTCATCGAACTGTTTCAGATTCAAACTCCTATCTTTAAGACAAATGTAACAAGAATTTTCAAATCCATAAATCGGTTGCAACAAGAATATCTACATAATATTcacttaatttaaataaaaatctcatAAACAGCTCGCGGGTTTAAACTAATCCATACTATATCTTATTACTACTTGAGGGTTTAAAAGAAGaatattctaaatttatataCCATATTTTGAGTTTTCTTAAACTGCTCACCTGTTTTCCTAATTTTTTGTGGATAAAAATCAGCAAATATCGTATGTTAAttttgaatatcaaaacaactcATTCAATATATTCtcacaatatatacatatccgATTTCAACGAAGATCTCAAACACTACTATATAGATAACCATAAAAACTTTTTTCATAATATCctacatttaatataaattaattacagGCGGCTTACATGTTACAGAGATTTGATAAACCAATCAAATCTTATCAAATAAAACTAACCTAGGTCCTAGAAAACAAACCATTTGTATTCAAATTATAAAGTATACCTATACTatcttttcaaaacaaaaaaaactcatctcTGTTTCCAGGAATTGATCGCATAGCAATGAATATATGCTATTTCGCAGGATATATGTGTTCAGAGTGAAGACCAATGTAACAAGAATATTGAGACTAAAACTTGTTACATAATTGGTCTATGACAATAGACGCCTATTGCGGGTTTAGTTTTATGGTTGATGCAATGGGAGTTAGgttaaagagaaagagaaagataaaATCGAGATATGAGATCGACATAATTGAGACTTTGTTAGTTGTTAGGATTAGAACACGTTGCTATCTTTTTCcggaaaaaaaattctaatagcTTTTTATTTTGAGCTTAAGTTAATTGTGTATTGGgcttaaataaataatagaatagattAGTGAATCCATTGGGCTGAGTATAATATTGATCAGTAAAAATTGTCACATTTAAATTATCTacactattaattaaaaaatatatactatacttttaataagattatttttactattacgaacatcattttaattttaaatatttagaataaatatagattttgaaatttttatttaatagtatacCTTCATATGTAATTTATTAAatgtatgtaaattttatttgtttaatatttgataattcattttttggaaaataaataatactaaatgtttaattaattaCTTTATAATTATAACTTAAgacaatataattttatttttgatgttacaatatttttaaatgaaaataattatttattttactaaaccACATTTCAAAATAGTCAAACACTAATTCAACAaactaaaatacataaaagaagatacaaatacatgttaAATTTGAAATTGTTAATTGatgaaaaaacaaagaaatggaACCACATACTTATGTTTGAAAAATCCATATACACATTTGAATATATGTGattataatatacaaaataaatacaaaatgtctatgaaaaataattgaaaatttcatccgcgcggttgcgcggatccaGATCTGGTATATTTATTGTTTCAGGAGATCAAAATTATAAGCTTGTGATGATTTTGGTGGACGCTCTTTGCTGCGCTGTTGACAGTCCCATGACAATAAGAATTTGATGCTAATCCTGGGAGACATGTCGGGACACGGGGAGTTCATCTTCACTACTCATGCTTTGAGTTGTAATGAGGGAAGTTACCATTTTCTCATAGCACAACCTGATGGATTTGAAGAACAGCTACGTACTGAATCAAAAGAGAAATAGCTTTGGTCAAGTATATCAGCCGGAAGAGGCCCTTTACCACTAGCCCCAAGCATGCAAGCCTTCATGGACCGTTTGGATGTTTCCATAGCAAACAGCAACAAGCGAAGTATTAGCAGAAGCCTACAAGAAACTTCACAGCACGGGACCAACACCATAACGCAGCCTGCAAACACACAAGTTCACCAGTCGTCTTCAACCTTCACAGAGGAAATTAATGAGACAATTTCCTCAATAGCAAAAGTGAAGATGTCAACAACTCAACATCTGGAACAGCTCAGGATTTGATTATACAAAACCGTTTTGCTGcctttgatgatgatgacaacTAAAGCAAAAACCCTAAAAGAGATTAGTCGATTGTAATAAGAGGTTAAGAGAGaaatattatttagaaaatagtAGTATTAGTCTATCTGCTTTGTTAACTATATTCTCGTTGTTTTCATTAGGCATGGGTGTTTTCAACTAAACCTCgaaccattaaaaaaaataggctTAAGAACTAATTCATTTTGGGTTCTGGATAATCCAAAACATCTGAAACtagttaaatttattaattttttacttagATATTTCAGAGATTtgtatagtttttattttacaatacaagattttgaatgttttttagttagtttaaatatttgttaagtaatatttttgaataatttatatattttaaatatttttagtaggttttattattttttaatagattttttgaattttagacCTTGGTTATAAACAAAACGGAAATAAATTCAGAATAAACTGAATCAAACTTAATccaaaaattagtaaaactcaaataatatttatgagCATAGTgccaaaaatttaaatcaacCGAACCGAGCTCAATAGGATACCAAACGCCCAAACCTAGTTGACACTTCGAAATTATCTGCTTTCTCATTgattattttctgatttttctctttttgcaAATATAGGGTGAATGAGTTGaaaaccataaaccataaaaCTTAAGCTCTAAACTTTAATTTCTCAACACTAATCCCTAAACTATAAAcggtaaacactaaaccctgaACTTTAAATTATAAAGAATTTTTAGCGTTAAAACCTCTCAATTAAGTTTATTTTGTGGGCAAAAACccccaaactaagtatttaatgaaaaaaatcttcaaactagctttatttaatgaattaaaccctaACATGTCATAATTACCAAGactaccggtaaatctttagtttatgggtttctacattaagtaaataCAATTGAagggttttaccattaaaaatataaaaaatcaaaaaaaaaatcaaaattttataatattatctaaatattagtaacttaaattttcaaaattagcatttttttttttgtaaatagatgagtttgatgtgtttttaacataaacattatatatgtgtaaaataaaaatatataatccataaaatatgataaacattatctaaagatttattattacatttttattagataagatataatttttattatattttcttgttttttttatatttttaatattttagtaattttatcacaggtaaatctttagataatttttatataatattatagaattttgaacttttttgattttttagattttaatgataACTCCTCAATTATGTTTACTTAATTTAGAAATctctaaattaaaaatttacagATAATAATGGTAATTATGATCTTGTaggatttaattaattaaataaaattagtttgaagattttttcgttaaatacttaaaTCCAATTACCAACCTTGAAACCTAAAAGTTTAAATTCTAAACTCATGGACCCATATTAAAAGGcccatattatattttaagccCGTCTTCAGTCTTCGTCTCCTTTCGTGTTTACAAAGGCAGAGTGAGAGAGCTCTTCTCAGCCCTCGAATCTCGTCCCTCTTGTGCAAATTCCAGTCTCTGTTCCTCTTTGTTAACAAAGGACTCCTTTTTCCGAAGACAGGTAACTAACTCTCCATGACGAAGCAGCACGCGAACTGGTCTCCTTACGATAACAATGGAGGGTAACGCACTTCGTCTAATTGAGCGTTTTGTAATTGCGATTGAGCGTTTGCAATCGCGATTTACTCATGTGTGTTTTTGATCAGAACATGTGTGGCCATAGCTGGATCCGACTACTGCGTTATCGCCGCCGATACTCGGATGTCTACCGGTTACAGCATTCTCACTCGCGATTACTCCAAAATCCATAAACTGTAAGTAACCCTTCTTTGTTACTGGAATCAGTAGGTTAGGGGATTTAGGGTTTCTGTAGAAAAGGTTGCAATCGATGATTCGTAGATCTGGATTTTGTGGGTTTCATCATgtaattgtttatgggtttcttgcaaaatatcatttttttttttgtttattgagTATGCAAAGTTGCTCTCTTTTAAATCTCTTTCCAGAGCAGACAAAGCTGTGCTCTCTTCCTCTGGCTTTCAAGCTGATGTGAAAGCTCTGCAGAAAGTACTTACATCAAGGCACTTGGTGAGAGATTTGTTTTCAATACATCACTTCTGTTTGAAAAGTTTCTCCCTTGCATTTATATTAAAGTGTTCTCTTTTTCTCTGCTATAGGTTTATCAGCATCAGCATAACAAGCACATGAGCTGTCCTGCTATGGCCCAGCTTCTCTCCAACACGCTTTACTTCAAGCGGTTTTTTCCTTACTATGCGTTTAATGTTCTCGGAGGGCTTGACGAGAATGGTAAAGGGTGTGTCTTCACGTACGACGCTGTTGGTTCGTATGAGAAGGTTGGATACAGTGCTCAAGGTTCTGGATCGACTCTGATCATGCCGTTTCTTGACAATCAGCTCAAGAGCCCGAGTCCTCTTCTGCTTCCTGCCCAGGTTTGTTTGTTGTGCTTGGGGCCTTCAAGCAATCTATGCACATAATAGAATCATTGCAGCTGTTTATTTTTAGTCTTCTGCTTGTGTAGGATGCTATCACTCCCCTTTCGGAACCTGAAGCAGTTGACTTGGTGAAGACTGTTTTCGCATCTGCCACTGAGAGAGATATCTACACTGTAAGTTTCCTTCCCTAGTTGTGATGAATGACTCTCACCTATGGCTGACTTGTCTTGTGCTTTGCTTTTTTAATAGGGAGACAAGCTTGAGATCATGATTCTCAAGGCCGATGGCATCAAGACCGAAGTCATGGACTTAAGGAAAGACTAAGCGACTTTCAGCGCATATGAGTGTGTTGGGTGGGAACACGCCTTTGTTACTTGTCGTTTTTTCTTATTCGCACCTCAAAGCTCCTTCGGTTATCAATATCATCAACTGTGTTTGAAGTTCAAAACTGTTTCCTTATGTTGTTAACAATAACAAATTCTAGTTCTCTCATTTATGAACACAACCGTCTTGGTTAGCTACCGCGGTGGAGCACAGTTGTTTGTCGCAGGACATAGAGCCGATCCTCAGAAGCTCATGAGTTCTCTCTTCTTGACCCTTCGAAGTGGTAAGTTAAGAAGAGTAACAAAACTTGATTGGGGGTGAGTGTTTGAGAACAACAAGCCCGTCTAGCTCTAGAGCGCAAGGCTCTTAACAACAAGGTCGTGGGTTCGAGCCCCAAAGTGGGcgatttctttttttatattttccaattttataattttcttctGGATCCTGATTAACTCAAAGACGTTAAATTACAAATCTTTAGTTAGCTTTGAGCATCTTTATCGCTCTAAGAAAAGAATTGCTTATGGTTTGGGCCCTACCAAAAACACAAGCGTCGTTCTTTTCgcatacaaaataaatatcgaATTTTTTTTCGTGGGCTCCATCAACACGTGGCGATCCGTGATtagtacattttttttaatttttttcctttttatttatactaaaaaaaatttaagcaaCCTTTGGTATAATGATGTTCTCAGCTCCAAAAgcagaaaacaaaagaagaaaaagtctCAATCTTGAGGctccatcttcttcaattcACATAGACCCATTCTTCCTCCATGGGGTCTGCATCTTTGAATCATCACTCTCATCCTATTCCTTAAACAAAGTATAAACCTTTAATACTCTGAACCAAACAGAGTCTCCTTAAAATCTGAAAAAGGTTTAATTTTTAATCTCTAAGATACTGTAATAGATCAACTGGTGTTGTTAGACTAATGCATAGATCTGGAACCGCAATGGCGTGGAACGTGTTCAAGTTCTGTACAGCCTTACGAGGCCTCGGATCAATCATGATCCTCTTAGTCCTCGGCGTTGTCGGTGTCACCTACTACGCCGTCGTTTTGACTAACTACGGACCAGCTCTCTCTCAAGGAGGGTTTGATTCCTTTACTGCTCTCACCATCCTTCTCCTCTTCCATTTCCTTGTAAGCCAAGATTGGTAAAGCTTTGTACTTTAAGTCAATTCGGACAACAAAGCTTGGTTCTTTAAGATGTGAACTAGTCTTGTTGTTCTGTCTTTTTAGCTAAAGAAAGTggtgttttttgtttttcaatttgaTGCAGCTGGCGATGCTTCTATGGAGCTACTTCTCAGTTGTGCTTACTGATCCTGGTGTTGTCCCTCCTAATTGGAGACCAGCTAGTGACGAAGAGAGAGGCGAATCTGATCCGTTGAACAGTCTTGAGTTTGATAATTCAAACCTGAGAGTTAGATTCTGTAGAAAGTGCAACCAACCTAAACCTTCCCGTTGCCATcactgttctgtttgtaagttgtctctctctcttctttacCTGAGCATATATAGAGAGAGTCTTGATTGTGTTTAACATTGGGGATGTATATAGGTGGTAGGTGTGTGTTGAAGATGGATCACCATTGCGTTTGGGTTGTTAACTGCGTAGGAGCATTGAATTATAAGTACTTCCTTCTTTTcttggtaagttttttttttttttcctggacTTATAATACTATTTATAATATCTTCATCTTGTCAAAACTTTTTCTGTGTTAAAAATGCAGTTCTACACATTTTTAGAGACGACGCTTGTGACTTTGGTTCTTATGCCGCACTTCATAGCCTTCTTTAGTGATGAAGAGATACCTGGAACACCTGGAACTCTTGCTACTACTTTTCTTTCATTTGGTATGTTGGGATGTATTCCTTATGCTTATATGGTATTTAGTTTTAATCTATTTATCAACCTCACCTTTGTTTGCTACCATCATGAGCAACAGTTTTGAACTTGGCATTTGCTTTGAGTGTGATGGGTTTCTTAATCATGCACATTTCTTTGGTAGCTGGCAATACCACTACTATAGAGGTAACTCCTCCTCTACAAATGAACCTGTAGAGTCTCTGTACATCCCTTGTCTCTTTTCTCATCGAGCTTTCTCGGTGTTGAGTTGTGAGCAGGCATATGAGAAGAAAACAAGTGGAAAATGGCGGTATGACCTCGGTAGAAAGAAAAACTTTGAACAGGTTAGTTAAGCTAAAGACCTGAGTTGATATTCTTCTGAAGAATATATACCGGTTGCATGTTTCTAAGCTGTTGCCTTTTTCTCCCTTTAGGTATTTGGAATGGATAAGAGGTACTGGTTCATTCCAGGATACTCAGAAGAAGACCTGAGGAGAATGCCGGAGCTTCAGGGACTTGAATACCCTTCTAAGCCAGACTTTGATTCCCAGTAATgctgatgaagaagatgacTTTGATCTTCA
Protein-coding regions in this window:
- the LOC106406879 gene encoding proteasome subunit beta type-1, which translates into the protein MTKQHANWSPYDNNGGTCVAIAGSDYCVIAADTRMSTGYSILTRDYSKIHKLADKAVLSSSGFQADVKALQKVLTSRHLVYQHQHNKHMSCPAMAQLLSNTLYFKRFFPYYAFNVLGGLDENGKGCVFTYDAVGSYEKVGYSAQGSGSTLIMPFLDNQLKSPSPLLLPAQDAITPLSEPEAVDLVKTVFASATERDIYTGDKLEIMILKADGIKTEVMDLRKD
- the LOC106402797 gene encoding probable protein S-acyltransferase 14, producing MHRSGTAMAWNVFKFCTALRGLGSIMILLVLGVVGVTYYAVVLTNYGPALSQGGFDSFTALTILLLFHFLLAMLLWSYFSVVLTDPGVVPPNWRPASDEERGESDPLNSLEFDNSNLRVRFCRKCNQPKPSRCHHCSVCGRCVLKMDHHCVWVVNCVGALNYKYFLLFLFYTFLETTLVTLVLMPHFIAFFSDEEIPGTPGTLATTFLSFVLNLAFALSVMGFLIMHISLVAGNTTTIEAYEKKTSGKWRYDLGRKKNFEQVFGMDKRYWFIPGYSEEDLRRMPELQGLEYPSKPDFDSQ